GGAGAAAATATAATGAACAGTGCAATGTTAAAAGTTCGGGTATCTGAAGAATTAAAGGCCGCCGTCGCTAAAACTGCACATGAATACAACTTGGACATGTCCAGCTTTATTCGCCTCGTATTAACTCATGCGACAAAAACAAATCAGATTCCTAACTCCACTACTCAAGCGGCTATTCATGAGCTGGAAGACGGCCATGGTGAACGAGCCACCAGTGTTGATGAATTTTGGAAGGGGATTTTTAAGTAATCATGCTGAAAATTCGGTATGCAGCAGCGTTCAAACGGGATATGAAGAGCTATCAAAACGATATCTCAGCCATCACGGCAATCAACACGGTATTAAGGCTGTTGGTAACAGGATCGCCGCTACCATACAGGTATAAATAGCATCGACTAAAAGGATACTATGCCGGATATCTGGAGTGCCACGGAAAACCCGACCTTCTATTAATTTACCAACGAACGGAAAAAGAGCTTCTTCTATATCGAGTTGGCAGCCACGCGAAGTTATTTAAGATGTAATTCCGCTGAGACTCTTACTCCAAATCTTAATTTAAGTTTATTGCGATCTCTATCCAGAGAATTCAACGCAGCTCTTGTTCCACATAAATTACAGCTTTATCGTTCCTCTCTATATTTACAAAAACAAGCTTAATCAGCATACGGATACATCAGAAAAATAGGCTGTTTTTCATAAGTGACTGGGAATAAAACATCATGCTATAGTTGTGTTATTTATTAACACAGGAGGATCTATGCCAAGAACGACCAGTATCACTATCGGTGAACAGTTGGATGAATTTATCAGTCGCATGATCGCCTCCGGTCGCTATGGTTCAACCAGCGAAGTCGTACGTTCAGCGCTTCGTCTTTTGGAACAAAAGGAATCTGAAATGGATGCATTAAGAAAAGCGGTTCTTGCTGGAGAACAGAGTGGGGAGAGCAATATGACACTGCATGAAATCGCAGCTAAAATAAAGCAAAAGCACAGTGTATAAGCTGTCCCATCTGGCCGCTATTGACTTTGCCAGCATTTACGAATACACGCTAACTGCATTCGGTGCGGCCCAGGCCGACGACTATACAAACGCCTTAGAAAACATCCTAGGGTCAATCGTGCAGTCACCCTTTATCGGACGTGCCTATCCGGATATTCATCAAGAAATCCGTAGAGTAGACTATCGACATCACGCTATATTTTATCGGATTCGGAAGAATGACGTTTTTGTACTGCGTATACTGCATCAGCAGATGGAACCACTGATCCACTTTTCTGCGGAGGAATAGCTCATCATTCGATGTAGTAGACGCAGGCAGAAAACAGCTCGGCATCGCCCACAGAAAGACAATACACCTCGCTGTTTTCTCTCCTTTCTTTCCCTATCTACTCCTGATACCGCCGGTAGAGCGCCTTGCCGCCCAGCAGGCGAACTCCCAGCCAGCCACCGCACAGGGACAAAAGCCCGGCACAGAACGCAGGAAGCAGGATCCACATCGTGAAGTTTGGCTGCCACGGGAAGTCAAACAGCGTACGCTGTAGCCACCACAGAGAAAGCTCAGCGCCTACCGCAGCGACAATCCCAGCCGCCAGCCCCAGTAGAGCAAACTCACTCCACAGAGTGCGCCTAAGCAGCTTTTTACCTGCTCCCAGCGTGCGGTAAACCACCAGCTCCTGCCGCCGCTGCCGCATGCCAACCTGAACCTGCGCCAGCAGAAGCAATCCCCCGCAGACGATCACTAACGCTACCATCGCTTCTAGCGCACGTCCTACCTGTTGAAATACGGTCGTCACCTGTTTAAGCATACTGCCGATGTCCAACAGGCTTAAGGTTGGATATGTACGATACAGATCGACCAGCGCCGTGCCGTCCTGCTGGTAGCGGAAGCTAGTCAAGTAAGTCTGAGGCAAAGAGTCCAATGCTCCCTGAGGGAAGATAAAGTAAAAGTTAGGGCGCAGGCTTTCCCAGTCTACTCGGCGCAGGCTGGAGATCGTCGCGCTGAACTCCTGCGTATCGCCGGTAAAAGTCAGCTTATCGCCGATATCTAGCCCTAAGCGATCGGCCAGCCCAGCATCGATAGAGACTTCCCCACTTTTCGGCGGCCAGACTCCCTTGGTCACCACGTTAGGAGATGTCTTATCCCCGTGTAACCAAGTCAAGTTCAACTCGCGATTAACCGCCTCGCCCCCGGGATCGTCCTCTTTAACCCTTTCCGTCGCCTTTTGCTGGTTAATGCCGGTCAAACGAACGCGAACGAT
This DNA window, taken from Leminorella richardii, encodes the following:
- a CDS encoding type II toxin-antitoxin system RelB/DinJ family antitoxin, which gives rise to MNSAMLKVRVSEELKAAVAKTAHEYNLDMSSFIRLVLTHATKTNQIPNSTTQAAIHELEDGHGERATSVDEFWKGIFK
- a CDS encoding type II toxin-antitoxin system YafQ family toxin, with translation MECHGKPDLLLIYQRTEKELLLYRVGSHAKLFKM
- a CDS encoding type II toxin-antitoxin system ParD family antitoxin, with the translated sequence MPRTTSITIGEQLDEFISRMIASGRYGSTSEVVRSALRLLEQKESEMDALRKAVLAGEQSGESNMTLHEIAAKIKQKHSV
- a CDS encoding type II toxin-antitoxin system RelE/ParE family toxin; protein product: MYKLSHLAAIDFASIYEYTLTAFGAAQADDYTNALENILGSIVQSPFIGRAYPDIHQEIRRVDYRHHAIFYRIRKNDVFVLRILHQQMEPLIHFSAEE